The DNA segment CGGACAGCCCCATCTGGCCGTAGCACCAGGAGACAAAGCAGGCGCACCACTCCACGCGACTGTTAAAGCCGTACCAGCTCCAGTAGGGCTGACCGCCCACATTGCCCACCTGGCTTTTGGCTATATCCACCACGGCCTGATTGCCGGGGCGGGTGCCGTTGACGAACTCAACACCAGCTAAACTCTCGGAATCGCTGGTGTCGGAGGAACCACCGCCGAAAATCAGCGGCTTGTTGCCCAGCGTCTGCCGGTACACCTGGTACATCTCCAGCTGTTCCGGGGTCAACAGCTCCGAGGCAACAGACGAAATGGGCTTGCTGGTGAGCTTCACATTCAGAATGTAATACTCATACGGGACTTCCTCGGTGGTTGTTTCGCCGGTCACAGGGTCCGTGGAAGTTTCGGTGCGGTATCGTATCTCCACTTCCTCGGTGAGCGTCAGCTGATATTGTGCGTCGAACACGCGCTCCAGCTCTGCCTGGGCGCTCTGCCGGGTGTAGCCCTGCAAGACAGCAGACAGGTAGGCCGCCAGCTCATGGGGGTCATGCCCGATCATATCCAGGTCATAGCGGTACTCGTCATACCCCGGATGGCTGCTTTCGATATTAACAATTTTGGCTTGCAGCGCCGCTTCCTTGGCTGCGTAGTCGGCCTCCACCGCCACCAGCTCCGGGTCATCCGACGGATAGGTGGTGCCGGACACCACGGAACCGATACTCTGCGCCATCATGGAGCAGGAGGACATGGTGTTGAGCAGCATACAGACCAGCAGGAAGATCGCGCCCGCAATCAGGAAGCCCTTTTTGTGGCGCATGACAAATGCCCCGGCCTCCTGTGCCTTTTCCTTAACCGTCTTGGCGGCCTTCCCGGTCTTTTGGGCTGTGCTGGCGGTGTTCCCGGCAGCTTGACCGGCGCGCTTGGCGGCAGCGTATTCCTTTTTGATGGCCTGCTTCTGCTGCCAGCGGGAGATGGGGTTGCTGGCAAGCTGGGGTTTTTCCCGCAGGGACTTCTGATACAGGGCGTTCACATTGGCCTTCTCCAGCTTCTGCTCGGCCTGGGCCGCCTTGCGGTAGGGCTTCAACTTGTGGCTGCGGTAGCCTTCCCGTGCAAGCCTAACGCCGGTCTCGGCAGCTTCCTCGGACTTGTGGGCGCTTTCCACGCCCACATTGTCCTGTTCGGTCTCCTGGATTTCCTTATGGATTTTTCCCATTGCAGCATTGGCGGGAGTGTCCCTCACCGCATGGGACAATTTGGAGGGCGGCTTCTTCTTGTCCTCCAGCACCAGCTTGGTGGTCACTTTGCCGGTCTCCGGGTCCACCGTCTTTTGCCGGACCTGCTTTTTGGGGATTTTGGCTTGCGCCTTGTCTGCTTTGGCGGCGGCCTTGTCCGCCTTACGGATGGGCTTCTCCAGCGCCGGGTCAGCCCGTTCCTCGTCCGTAAAGCGCAGGCGCGGTTCCTTATTCAAACCATTCCCCCAACATGAGGGAGGCCGTCATGTAGCGCAGCTCCACATAGACGGCCAGCCCCACAGGGTCACGGGAGGGGTGCTGAAGCAGATTGGCGTAGATCTGCGCCACCACATTGGCCAGCAGCTCGGACTGGCTGCCCTCGAAGATGATGACAGCGGGAACACCGTTCATGGCACACCAGATTTCCGTCAGGCGCAGCAGGCCCGCTTCGCCATCCTCGTTCAGCTCCGCTGCCTGATCCGCCGCCGTGCGGGTCTCGCTGACGGCATCGGCCAGCTCGGTGAGCAGATAGGTGCGCTCACTCTCCAGGGCATCGTCAAAAAACATCATGGTGTTCAGTTCAGTATTGGGTTTCATGGTCATTCATCCTCCTTTTTCAGTTCCTGGGGTTTGGTGGTCATAATGCGGTACAGCTCGGTATTCTTCGGGAAGTGATCCACGAAAGGCAAGATCGTTGAGCCATAGAACAGCAGGCCCTCGCCCTCGCTGGAGTGGGTCACATAGGAAAGTTGGTGCGGGGAAATGCCCAGCTGCTTGGCGAGAATCTGCCGGTCTCCGCCCGCCTGGTTGAGCATATACACGAAGTCGGAGTTTTCAAAGATGTTCTCTACCTCGCGGCTGCTCAAAAGGTCTTTGACATTCTGCGTGATGCCGGTGGGAATGCCGCCCCACTTGCGGAAACGCTTCCAAATCTCGACGGTATAAGCGGCGGTCTGCTCCTCTTTCAGTAGCAGGTGCATCTCGTCGATGTAGTAGCGGGTGGACTTGTGGGCGGCACGGTTGATGGTGACGCGGTTCCACACCTGGTCCTGGACCACCAGCATACCGATCTTTTTCAGCTGCTTGCCCAATTCTTTGATGTCATAACAGACAATGCGGTTGTTGATGTCCACATTGCTGCGATGATTGAACACATTGAGGGAGCCGGTAACGTAGATTTCCAGCGCCGTGGCGATGTACTGCGCTTCCTTTTCGTCCTGCGCCCGCAAAAGGTTATACAAATCCTCCAGAACGGGCATATTCTCCGGGCGCGGGTCGTTCAGATAGTCCTGATATACCAGCCGCACACAACGGTCGATGATGGTTTTCTGCACCGGCTGCAAGCCCTCCTTGCCGCCCACAATCAGCTCACACAAGCTGAGAATGAAGTCGGACTTGAGGGACAGCGGGCTTTCATCGTCCGAGTAATCCAGGTTCAGGTCCATGGGGTTGATGTAGTTGGTGGAAGTGGGCGAAATCTTAATGACCTGCCCGTGCAGGCGTTCCACCAGGGGCGCGTACTCTGCCTCCGGGTCACAGATGATGACATCATCTGTTGTGAGCAGAAAACAGTTGGCGATCTCACGCTTGGCGCTGAAGGACTTGCCGGAACCCGGCGTACCAAGGATCAGGCCGTTGGGGTTTTTCAGCAGCTTGCGGTCCACCATGATGAGGTTGCTGGACAAGGCATTGATGCCATAGTACAGCGCCTCTTTACCGTTCTGGAAAAGTTCCTGGGTGGTAAACGGCACGAAGATGGCCGTGGAACTGGTAGTTAGACCGCGCTGAATCTCAATCTGATTGAGACCCAGGGGCAGGCAGCTCATCAGCCCTTCTTCCTGCTGGAAGTCAAGCCTTGTCAGCTGGCAGTTGTACTTCTGCGCGATGGAACTGGCCTGGAATACATTGTTGTCCAGCTGGCGCGGGGTGTCAGCCGTGTTCAGCACCAGGAAAGTCACGAGGAACATTCGCTCGTTGCGGCTCTGCAAATCCTGCAAGAGCTTTTTGGCCTCGGCACCGTAGGTAGCAAGGTCGGAGGGAATGATGTCCATGTCATATCCGGCACGGACTGCTTTTTTCTGTTCCTCGATTTTGGATTTGTCCAGGTCAGTGATCTTGCGCTTGACCGTCTTGATGGCCTTGATCTGGTCTACCGACTGGATATGCAGACTGACAACCAGATTGGATTCCATGTCCAAAAACTCCGCCAGCATTCGGTCATTCAGTTCCGGCGCGAGGATTTGTACGAAGCTGACCGCCCCGTACTTTTTCCCCATTCTGAACTGCTTGCCGGTGCGGAACTCAAACCCAGACGGCGCGATGAAGTCCTTGGTGGACAGGCCACTGGACGGAAGCCAATCCCACTCAAAGCGGAACGGCAGCTGCTCATCCATGTGGAAGATACCGTGAAGCTGGGCAAGTCTTGCCTTACCATCGAGAGTCTCAGCAGCCACGCCCAGACGCTTGAAGTTATTGAGAATGTCGGTCTCAATACGCTCCAAACGTGGTTTGGCCGATTTGATGCTGTCTGCATCAATGCCGAAGGTGAGATACTTGGTTTTGATAAGGCCGTTGTTGCCCTTTGCCAGCTGGTTTTGCAGCATGGTCATGTACTCAACCCGAATACTGTCAAAGTCATCCCCCTGGAGAGGAATGGAAATGGCACGGGCAAAAGTCTCTTTGGAAGCTGCAAGATTCAAAAAAGACAGCTCAAATTTGATCGAGCTGTCGAAGTAGTTGAGAAAATCACACCAGCCCTCAAAGATCGCTGTTTTGTCCTCGTTCTGCGAGAGCTGATAGTTGATGTCCTGGAACTGGATGGTCTTTGTGTAATGGCCGTCTGCCACGCGGCAGATGCCGTCCGGCCACATCCGTTCATAGGGGATGCTGTCCTGAGCCGATTTTTCCTTTTTGTCTGTGCGATTGGCACGGGCAATGGCAGCCTCAATCTGCTTTCTGTCGGCGCGGGACAGTTTTTTCTTTGTTCTGACCGGCTGCACAGCTTTTTCCTCGTTTTTGCCGAGCAGCCGGTGCAGCCAGCTTTTGATTGCCGTGAACAATGTCGTACACCTCCTCGTCAAGATTTGCCTGCCGCTCCAGAGCGGCATAGAAGTTATTGGTGCGGTACGGGCGCTGCTTGGGACGAATCACCGTGACACGGATGATATTCCCTAATACCTTTTCCAGTGGCTGACCGTGTTTTTCATACATCGCCAGCATAAAGAAGGGCAGCATGACAAGCATCATACACATAGCTGCCACGCTGTTTCCCGCAGGCCCCCGGAGCAGAAAGAAAAGCGGTACGCCAATCAGCGCCCCGCCGGTGAAGCAGATCAACTGCCTCTTGGTCAGGTTGAAAGCAACCTTTGTTTTGACTTTGTTTAGGTCTTTTGGTACGGGTACATAAGCCAATGGGATTTCCTCCTTTCTGGTTAGTGTGCGTTAAACACAGCTTTTGCGAGGCTGCTGGTCTTAAAGAGCGTAAAGCACAGCAGAACCGTATAGCCCACACAGCTCCAGATGGCCTTGATAATGTCAGCTTCCGTTGCGATGTTCTGTACCAGCACAGCATAGATCGCCACACAGACGATGATGAGAAACGCCTGGAAGCCAAGGGCAAGCAGAGAACGCAGATAGTTCTGGCCCATGCCGCCCGATTCCTTGCTCATCATGGTAGCCATAGGGATAGGGGCCACCGAAGTCACAAGGTAAATCTCAATCATACGGCCATAAATCACGATAAAGATACAGATATACAGCGCCCACATGGTAAATCCGATGGCGAGGGACTGTACCCATAAGCCAAGCAAAGGCCCCAGGTCCATTTCCATCAGCCGGGATTCCATATCGGTCATTACAGAGGAGATGTCGATAGATGCGTCGGAACCGATGATGCCTGCCGACTGCGCTACTACGCTTTGGGTCATGTCGAACACGCCCATAACGATGTTCCATGTATTGGTGACAAGAAGAATGGCAGCGGCAGATTTGAACACCCACTTGAAGATCATCCAGGTATCCACATCATGCAGGTTGTTTCGGTCGGTAATCATCTGAATCAGCTCCAGCGTCATCACGATAGCTAGGATCACGCCAGCAATCGGCACCATGATGGAGTTGGAGAGATTCTGGATCATGCTGAAAATGCTCCCGTTCCAGCCCTGCGGGGTCTGGCCTACCTGTGTAGCAATGTCTGCGACCTGCTGGTTTACGCTGTCGAACATCCCCGATAAGTTTCCCATGATGCCGCCCACCAGCATTTCTTTGAGCCATTGGGTCAGGGCATCCAGTAAGAAATCCATACGGTGTCAACCTCCTTTCAGCCGCCCCCGCTTAGGGGCAGGGGCGGCAAGGATTTCTTATGACAGCTTAACGACGGGAGCGATTAGACGGTGAACAGGCCGGAAAGCAGGGGTACGAGGACCATGCCGACCACGGCGACGCCAGCGCCAGCCATGAGCTGCTTCATGCCCTGGGACTTTACTGATGTGCGATAAAGAAGTAATAGAAGTGTAAAAAATTTTGCCGTTCCTATCCGGCACTCGCGCGTTGTGTCGGATAGGTCGGGCGTTAGGCTTCGGGCAAGTCAATCTTGCCGACAAAGCTGTAATAAATCTCAATGTCCTGCCTGCGGGTGCCGTTCTCGTCATAGCTGCACTCATGCACGACGATTTTCTCAATCATCTCCCGCAAGAGGGTGGGGGTCAATTCCTCAAAGGCAAGGTGCTTTCGGACGATACCCATAAACTTTTCCGCATTGACGGTGGCGGCCTGCGACTTGGAAAGTTCCTCCTGCAAAGCGGCGGCGCGGTCTTTCAGTTCCCGCTGTTCCTGCTCATAGTCTGCCGACAGTTCCATGAAACGCTCGTCGCTGATTTTGCCGTTCACATTGTCCTCATACAGCCGCTTGATTATGCGGCTCACTTCAGAAATGCGCTCCTGTGCCTGTTCAAGCTGCTTCGTGGCTGCGGCGGTCTTTCTCTTGCCGCCGATCTCGTTCTGCTGGATAAGCAGCTTCACAAAGCGGCTCTCATGCTTGGCGGCATACTCGGTCACTTGCCGGAGATTGGAGAGGACACCGGCGGTCAACAGGTCGGTGCGGATAAAGTGCGCCGTACAGTCGCGGGTGCGCTTCTTGTAGCTGCCGCAGATGTAACAGTCCTGCTTGCGGTTCTTGTTCTGATACCGCTGCTGGTACATCACATGGCCGCAGTCGGCGCAGAACAGCATACCGGAGAACAGCCCCACTTCATCATAGCGGTTCGGGCGTTTGCGCTGCTTGCGTAACTCCTGCACGCGCTCCCATGTTTCCGTGTCGATAATCGGCTCATGGTGGTTCGGGAAAATGGCCTGCTTCTCGATGGGGTTCTCTACGCTGTGCTTGGTCTTGTAAGAGGGCTTCTCCGTCTTGAAGTTTACCAGACAGCCGGTGTACTCCCGGTTTTCCAACAGGTGGACAACGGTATTTGTCGCCCATTTGCACTCATAGCCGGGGTGATAGCGGCGTGTGCTGCCAGTCCGCTGATATTCCAGCGTCCCCGGCGTGGGGATTTGCTGCTCCGTAAGCATACGGGCAATCTTGGTCGGGCCGTTCCCGGCAAGGCAAAGCTGGTATATCTGCTTGACTACCGGCGCGGTTTCCTCGTCAACGATATAGTTCTCGTCCTCGTCCATGAGGTAGCCATACACCGGCTTGCTGGTAACGGGCTTGCCGCTCATGCCTTTTGCTCGTTTTACTGCCTTGATTTTCTTGCTCGTATCTCTCACCAGCCATTCGTTGAACAGATTTCGCAGAGGGGTAAAATCGTTGTCCATGCCGCCGTTTGCGCTGTCCACATTGTCGTTGACAGCGATAAAACGCACTCCCTTTTGAGGGAACAGCATTTCCGTGTAAAATCCCACCTGCAAGTAGTTACGCCCTAACCGGCTCATGTCCTTGACGATGACCGTACCCACTTTCCCGGCTTCAATGTCTGCAAGCATGGCTTGAAAACCGGGCCTTTGAAAGTTCGCGCCGGAATAGCCGTCGTCGGTGTACCAGCGCAGGTTGGTAAAGCCATTCTGTTTTGCAAAGGTTTCGAGTATCCGTTTTTGGTTCGATATGGAATTACTCTCGCCTTGCAATTCGTCCTCATGGGACAATCTCGGATAAAGGGCGGTAATGAGGTTTTGGGTGGCTTGTCTTAACATAAAATCCTCCGTTTCCGACAGCCAGCCCCACTATTCCGTGGTTTCATTGTACCACGGAACAGGGCTGGTTGTATAGCGGCAAAAGTGTCAAATCTGCTTCTTTACAGCTTGTCAAATCGCCGGTTTTTGTGTAGCAGCGGCTTCCGCTTCCAGTACCCGCGCCATTTTGTCGGCGGCGGTGGTGGTAGTGTCTTTCTTGAAATAGCCGGACACGACAAGGACGGAATTGCCCATGCGGATTTCCGTCACACAGTCGGGGCGGCGGGCGGTGCGGGTGTCGGGCTGCTTGTTATCTGCCATAGGCAATACTCCTTTCACTCGTTCATCAGTTCTTTCAAAAGCCCCAGCTTGTCCTGTGCGGCCTTTTTGCGGAAATTGCCGCCGGTACAGCACACCGGGGGACACATTTCCAGCACCCGGTCATAAATCCGGGAATGGGCGGTGTCTTTTGGGTGCTGCAACTCTGAAAGCGTGAGGTTGGTCGTGACGATCAGCGGCTTGCGGCTGCGGTAACGGCTGTCAATCACATGGAAAACCTGTTCCAGCCCGTATTCTGTCCCGCGCTCCATACCGAAGTCGTCAAGGATTAGCAGCGGATAGCGGCAAAGACGGGAAATATATTCATTCCTGCCCTCAAAGCTGGCGGCAAGGTCATTGAGGATAAGGGCAAAATTCGTCATATAGACGGGGATTTCTTTCTCCATGAGGGCGTTTGCGATACAGCCCGCAAGGTAACTCTTGCCGGTGCCGACGCTCCCCCAGAACAGGCAGCCCACATTCCCGGCGTAAGCCCGTTCCCAGTTCTTCACATAGTTGCGCGCCCGGATTGCCTGCGGGTTCTGGCCGTTGTCGTTCTCAAAAGTCCAGTCCCGCATGGCGGGGTCGGTAAAGCCCCGGCGTTTCAAGTCCTCTACGGTGTCAAGGTGCTTTTGCCGTTTCTCGGCGGCTTCCCGTTCCTCGCGGGCGGCTCTCTGGCAGTCGCACTCTGCCGGGTGGCGGTCACGGCCAAAGATAGCGGCCTTGTCCGGCGCAAAATAGGCTTCTTTCGGCTTATGGCACTTGCCGCAGTACAGTAAACCGTCCTCGCCGGTGTAGTCCTCCTGCTCCGGGGTGGTGGCGGTCAATCTGTCAATCATTTCTGAAAATGTGGTGTTCATAGGCTCTCTCCCTCCTTGAATGAGTAATCGGGGACGCCCTGTTTTGCGGCTCCCTTTCTGTCCCGGTCTGCCCACATACGGACAGCGGCGGCATAGTTGCGGTAATCTTTCCCGGTGGCGGCGATATACTGGCTCAATTCCTCGATGAACCGTTCCAGCCTGTCGGGGTACTCTGCCTGCAACTCGTCGTATTCGGTCTGTGACAGAAAAATATTCTGGTATCTGCCAAAAGCTGCGGGCGGCTCCCCACTCGCTCCCATTGTTTGGTTCTCTGTAAGGTTGTTTATAGTAGTTTGGTTAGGGGACGGTTTTCCGACCATCATAAGGTCGGTTTTCTGACCATCAGTAGGTCGGTTTTCCGGCTCTGTGAGGGTCGGATTTCCGGCCATCAGTTGGTCGGAAAACTGTACCTGTGGCACACGCGGCACTTTCACATATAGCCGGTTCGGTGCGGAGAAGCCGCCCCGTTCCCGTTCCAAAAGCCCCGCCATGTCCAGTTCGTTAAGCGCCCCCTTTATGGTGGTGCTGCCTTTATCCAGTATTTCGGCTATCTCCGCGATGGGATAGATAATATAAATCCTGCCCTCGTCGTCCTGCCACTTGTTCTTCTGGGAGAGGGTGGAGCGGTCTAACAGCAGCGCATAGAGCAGCTTGGCGGTCTGGGAAATCTCCATTTTGAACAGGAAACGGGGATAGGGCAGATAGGCGGGCAGCTTCGTGTCTGCCGTGATATAATCAGCGATAGTATCACCTCCCTGTGTTCGGGTTGATTTTGGCGGTTTGTACGCATTTAGAACGCCGTTTCCGGAGGAAAAGGATAAATGTATCGCACACCCTTTGACACCCACGAAAAAAGCCTTGATTTATGCGGGTTTGAAAGGCTCTAAAGCGTGACATTTATGCCTTTGTTTCCGTTTTCGCTCGGCGGCTTTGATTTTCTTCATGCGTCCGGCGCAGTCGGGGCAGTATTTTCCCCGGTTGGATTTGGGGACAAAGGCCGCGCCGCAGACGGCGCACCGTTTCCGGCTCCCCCGGTACAAGAGGGCTGCGGCCAGTTCCCCGTCAAGGGGCAGGACAGCCACACGGAACCACCGGCACATGAGGGAAAGGGAAATGCTCTGGACGCACACGCAAGGCTCCCCGTCATCTAACAGCAGACAGTTCCCTCCATCGTAGTTACAGCACTCATGCACCAGCCGCCGCGCCCGCCGGTGCTGTCGGTAGTCCATGCGGGGCAGCTTATCGTTCATGGCTCTGCTCCTTTCTGCGGCGGGGTTCCTCCCGGCGCAAAATCTGGTCGATGTTCCGCTTGACGGTCTGCAACTCCGCATACCGCTGTTTCTGTTCGTGGTAGGTGTTATACAGGCCGGATTTCTTGGAAACAAGCTGCTCGATCTCGTCCCGCAACGCTTTCCGGGCGGGCAGCTTGGTAATACCATGCGCCTTGAAATACCGGGCGGCTGCGTCGGCTATGATAAAGTCGCTCTCATGCGCCTGCCGGTATGCGGCGCGGGCTTTCTCGGATTTCTGCGCTTTCAGCCCGTCGCGGGCGGGCTTGGTCTTGGCGTAGGCAAGCACCTGCCGCTGCAACTCCTTTTTCCCTTGTAGCTTCGTTTCCAGTGCTTTCAGTTCGCCGCTGGTCTGGCGCATTTCCTGATAGGCAGTATCAACGGCGGCTTCTAACTGCTCCGGGGAAGTAAAGCCGTATTCCTGATACACATTCAGCGTCGCGGCCATCTGTTTGAGGTTGTGCATGGTCGCCCAGCGTTCATAGCCCCGGCCTTTGCCCTCGGCTTTCTTCTGCTCAATGTCCACAAGCCGCTGCACATTCGGGGCGGTTCGGGCGGCTCTGTCTGCCCGCAGTTGGTCTTTGATAGAGGGCGGCGTACTGGATATAGCTGCGGCCTTTTCTGCGGTTCTGGCGGCGTTCTGTTCCAAAACGGCAAGGACAGCGGCGCGTTCAAAATCGTCGCCCAGCTTGCGGGCGGTAATGGGCTTTGTCCTGTCTGGCGTGAGGTAACTAAGCCGCCCCCGGCTCTCCTTGACGGCCACGCCCTCCCGCAGCAGCAGAGAGGAAAAGTCCTCGAATGAGGCCGCCGCAGACAGCGCGGCGCGTATGGTCTGCCGCAGCTTCTCCTTGTTCGTTTCAAACTTGGTCTGCCGGGGCGTGATACCGCCTGCAATCATGGGGGCGTTCTGCTTATCCAGCGCGGCCTGTCCCTTTTTCTGCGCCCAATACTCTCGGTCTGTGACGCGGTTCTTGCTGCCGTTCAAGAGGTCGATTTGATAAAGCCCCTCCCGGTGGCACATCTCCATGACTTCGGACTTGAAGTAGCGCAAGGCCGCGTCGGTACAGCGGTGCTTGCACCCGGCTTTCGTGTCGGCTGGCCTGTCCATGTAGGGCAGGAACGGCACTTCCTCAATCCGCAGGCTGTTAATGACGATATGCACATGGATATTGCCGCTGTGGTTATGCCCGTCCGGGTGAGTGCATACAAGGGCTTGGTGGCCGGGGAAATGTTCGGCGCAAAACTTCTCGCCCAATGCCTGCGCCCGGTCTACGGTCAAGCCGTTGTCCGGCCCGTCCCGTGGGTCAAAGCTGATGATATAGTGGTGGCTTTTCACATCTTCCCGCCGCTGGTTTTTCTCATAGCGGAGATTTGCCCGCATACACGCAACGGCAAAATCCTCCCCGCCGCAGTTCAGCGTGGACAGCCGGTAGTCCTCGCGGGGGATAAGCCTGCCGGTTTCATCAAGGACGGGCTTCATGGTAAACTCGTCATGCTCAAACAGCAGATACTGTTCGGCGGCTCCGTAGTCGGCGTTTTTAGAGTTGATATGCTTGAGTGTTGCCAACCGCGTCACCTACTTTCTGTAAGACTTCATACTTGAGGGCGGCAAGGTCGGCTATGGCGGCGCGTACCTCGCCGGACAGCGCGTTGTAGGGTGCGCCGTACTCGTTCAGACACCGGGCTATCTGGTTAAGGTTGCCGCCGATTTTGCCGTACTCGGCTGTGAGTTTCCCGACAGCGGAAAGCAGCTCGTCATTGACCGCTGATACATGGATAACGGGGCGTATGGCGGTGCGCCGTATCGCCTGCCGGAGAAATTCGGACTGGCTGATACCATAGGGCGCAAGCCGCGCTGTGAAGTCGGCGTATTCATCTTCGGACAGCCGGGTTTTCACAACGCGGCTGCGGTGGGGTGTGTTGTATCGCTTCGGCATAGGCTGAAAACCTCCTCTCACTATTCCTATTGCTGAATTTTTTCGGATTTTGGGCGGAGAATTTTTCCCCTCACTCCTCCTATTGGGCAACTTTTTTCTACTTTGGGCGGAGAAATCTCTCTACCCCTTTCATTGCTGAACTTTTCGGGAAATAACAAAAATTTTTTTGCGTTTGGGGTAAAAAACTCTCTACTTCTCCCATTGGGCAACTTTTTGGAAAATAACAAAAACTGTTTTCAGTTTTTTCGCCCGCAAGGGCGCAAAGCAGGGTTTGGGGAAGGCACTCCCCAACAAGTTTCCCGCGAGGGGCAAAACCGCAGAATTGCGGATTTTGGCACCGTGGTAGAAACTTGCTCTGTAACTGCCGCAAACTGCCCCTGTCTGGTTTTTGCGTACATAGAACGGACAGGGCGGGGCTTCCGGCTCGCTGTGTACGGTCTTTTTTCCTTTTCGCTAAAGATACATTTCAAAGGCCGCCAGCTACCCGCTGAAAGAAGATTTTTCAAAATTTCTTTTGCCTTAGTAATCCGGGCAACAGGTTTTTGGCAACCGGCGGGGCAGAAAATTTTTCCTTTCACTCCCTACACCACCGCGTTTTGAAATTTGCCAAACAAAACGGCTTATTTTCTCTTTGCTTCTTACTACGGACAAAAATCAGAAATGCCAAACGCCGGGGCAAAAAATTTCCCTCTCACTTACTACTACAATCCAAACAGGGCAAAATGGCCGGAAACGGAGCTGGGCAACAAAAAAAGCAGCAAATCTTTTTCAGACTTACTGCTTTCACTGGCCGCGCCGGTGGGCGGCGGGTATTCAGTTGTAAAGTTTATCGGTCAAAACGAAATTTGAATAAAGCAGCAATTAGCTTCTGCTTCACATATTCCTCAACCTCGGCGTTGACTTTCCCGTGTACTTTGGAACAGTAGCGGATATATCCGGCGTAGTGGGAAAGAACGGTGTCGATTGCGTCCGGGTCGCCCTCATGCGCCTTGACGATTGTTTCATAGGGGAGAAGTTTACTCATAGCGTTTTCCCTCCATAAGCCGCCGGAGCCGCTTCAAGGCAAGCTGGATATGCCGCCCCGCTGTGCTGCGTGTCCGGCCGATATGTACGCCGATCACGCGCTGCGGCTGGCGCATGAAATAGTAGCGGAAAATTTCTTCCTGCGTCTGCTCCGGCAAGAGGGCAAGGGCAGCGGCAAGTTCCGCATGGTACAGAACGGCGGTCTGTCCGCAGGCGGTAAAAAGATATTCTTCAAGCTGCTCCGGCTCGGCAAACTGGACAAACTTCTCATTCATCAGATAGTCAAGGGAAACTTCCCGTTCCCACCTCCGGCGCAGATTGATAACTTTATCTATGGCTGCATGACGAATGACAACCTTGCAAAAGGCGTTAAAGGTGTACTGGATATGCACCTTGTAGGCTTCATCTTCGGTCATGGAAATTCCCCCTCTCTGATAATAGTGCGGGGCGGCAGCACTCCTTGCTGTCGCCCCTTGATTGCCTGTTTGCAAAAGCGGGCGGGGCTGTCAACGGCGGCGCGTATGCGCCGTTCATCTTGACCGTTGACTGGCTCGGCTGGCTTTGCTATTTGAAATTAGTCTGAATAAATTTCTTTAATGCTGTTATTTTTTGCTCAATCGCTGATATGGTTTCCCGATACTCTCCCTCGTCTTTTCCTGTGGGATCTTCCAGCCCCCAATCTTCCCGATATTTGCAAGGTAGATAAGGACAGTTTACATTACACCCCATTGTTACAACAATATCAACAGGAGGAAGTGCGCTCAACAGTTTACTGTATTGCGTTTTTTCCATGTCAATGTTATAGAGTTGTTTCATCAACCGAACCGCTTCCTGATTGATTTGCGGTACAGTTTCTGTACCGGCAGAGTAACTTTCAA comes from the Eubacteriaceae bacterium Marseille-Q4139 genome and includes:
- a CDS encoding CHAP domain-containing protein, yielding MNKEPRLRFTDEERADPALEKPIRKADKAAAKADKAQAKIPKKQVRQKTVDPETGKVTTKLVLEDKKKPPSKLSHAVRDTPANAAMGKIHKEIQETEQDNVGVESAHKSEEAAETGVRLAREGYRSHKLKPYRKAAQAEQKLEKANVNALYQKSLREKPQLASNPISRWQQKQAIKKEYAAAKRAGQAAGNTASTAQKTGKAAKTVKEKAQEAGAFVMRHKKGFLIAGAIFLLVCMLLNTMSSCSMMAQSIGSVVSGTTYPSDDPELVAVEADYAAKEAALQAKIVNIESSHPGYDEYRYDLDMIGHDPHELAAYLSAVLQGYTRQSAQAELERVFDAQYQLTLTEEVEIRYRTETSTDPVTGETTTEEVPYEYYILNVKLTSKPISSVASELLTPEQLEMYQVYRQTLGNKPLIFGGGSSDTSDSESLAGVEFVNGTRPGNQAVVDIAKSQVGNVGGQPYWSWYGFNSRVEWCACFVSWCYGQMGLSEPRFAACQSQGIPWFQSHGQWGGRDYANIAPGDAIFFDWDLDGSADHVGLVVGTDGSRVYTVEGNSGDACKIKSYSLSYECIKGYGLMNW
- a CDS encoding DUF3851 family protein encodes the protein MKPNTELNTMMFFDDALESERTYLLTELADAVSETRTAADQAAELNEDGEAGLLRLTEIWCAMNGVPAVIIFEGSQSELLANVVAQIYANLLQHPSRDPVGLAVYVELRYMTASLMLGEWFE
- a CDS encoding ATP-binding protein, whose amino-acid sequence is MQPVRTKKKLSRADRKQIEAAIARANRTDKKEKSAQDSIPYERMWPDGICRVADGHYTKTIQFQDINYQLSQNEDKTAIFEGWCDFLNYFDSSIKFELSFLNLAASKETFARAISIPLQGDDFDSIRVEYMTMLQNQLAKGNNGLIKTKYLTFGIDADSIKSAKPRLERIETDILNNFKRLGVAAETLDGKARLAQLHGIFHMDEQLPFRFEWDWLPSSGLSTKDFIAPSGFEFRTGKQFRMGKKYGAVSFVQILAPELNDRMLAEFLDMESNLVVSLHIQSVDQIKAIKTVKRKITDLDKSKIEEQKKAVRAGYDMDIIPSDLATYGAEAKKLLQDLQSRNERMFLVTFLVLNTADTPRQLDNNVFQASSIAQKYNCQLTRLDFQQEEGLMSCLPLGLNQIEIQRGLTTSSTAIFVPFTTQELFQNGKEALYYGINALSSNLIMVDRKLLKNPNGLILGTPGSGKSFSAKREIANCFLLTTDDVIICDPEAEYAPLVERLHGQVIKISPTSTNYINPMDLNLDYSDDESPLSLKSDFILSLCELIVGGKEGLQPVQKTIIDRCVRLVYQDYLNDPRPENMPVLEDLYNLLRAQDEKEAQYIATALEIYVTGSLNVFNHRSNVDINNRIVCYDIKELGKQLKKIGMLVVQDQVWNRVTINRAAHKSTRYYIDEMHLLLKEEQTAAYTVEIWKRFRKWGGIPTGITQNVKDLLSSREVENIFENSDFVYMLNQAGGDRQILAKQLGISPHQLSYVTHSSEGEGLLFYGSTILPFVDHFPKNTELYRIMTTKPQELKKEDE
- a CDS encoding PrgI family protein, encoding MAYVPVPKDLNKVKTKVAFNLTKRQLICFTGGALIGVPLFFLLRGPAGNSVAAMCMMLVMLPFFMLAMYEKHGQPLEKVLGNIIRVTVIRPKQRPYRTNNFYAALERQANLDEEVYDIVHGNQKLAAPAARQKRGKSCAAGQNKEKTVPRRQKAD
- a CDS encoding recombinase family protein, coding for MLRQATQNLITALYPRLSHEDELQGESNSISNQKRILETFAKQNGFTNLRWYTDDGYSGANFQRPGFQAMLADIEAGKVGTVIVKDMSRLGRNYLQVGFYTEMLFPQKGVRFIAVNDNVDSANGGMDNDFTPLRNLFNEWLVRDTSKKIKAVKRAKGMSGKPVTSKPVYGYLMDEDENYIVDEETAPVVKQIYQLCLAGNGPTKIARMLTEQQIPTPGTLEYQRTGSTRRYHPGYECKWATNTVVHLLENREYTGCLVNFKTEKPSYKTKHSVENPIEKQAIFPNHHEPIIDTETWERVQELRKQRKRPNRYDEVGLFSGMLFCADCGHVMYQQRYQNKNRKQDCYICGSYKKRTRDCTAHFIRTDLLTAGVLSNLRQVTEYAAKHESRFVKLLIQQNEIGGKRKTAAATKQLEQAQERISEVSRIIKRLYEDNVNGKISDERFMELSADYEQEQRELKDRAAALQEELSKSQAATVNAEKFMGIVRKHLAFEELTPTLLREMIEKIVVHECSYDENGTRRQDIEIYYSFVGKIDLPEA